The following coding sequences are from one Dehalococcoidia bacterium window:
- a CDS encoding DUF1786 family protein, translating into LAIDMGTGTQDILLFDSDAPVENSIKLVMPSATQIAAGRIRQATAAKRPLLLTGVIQGGGPCHWALEDHLRAGGAAFATPEAAQTFDDDLTQVEQMGVRVVSDDEAAALDGVTRVELRDLDLEAIRAAFAAFDVSPHVDGMALACLDHGASPPDYSDRLFRFDHLKRVVGERNDLQQFAYLYDELPDYLTRARTMVEGARRQDVATPIVFLDTGPAAALGALQDPAVARAATQLVLNLGNMHALAFHLQGTRIISLYEHHTGEMSREQIEDFSERLLDGTLAHQEVFDTKGHGVFYADGEPSSGDADIVAVTGPQRGKLRGSRLQPYFAAPHGDMMISGCFGLVRAFGARYPEHREAIDRALMVE; encoded by the coding sequence CTCGCCATCGACATGGGCACCGGCACGCAGGACATCCTGCTCTTCGACTCCGACGCCCCCGTCGAGAACAGCATCAAGCTCGTCATGCCGAGCGCGACGCAGATCGCCGCGGGGCGCATCCGACAGGCCACTGCGGCCAAGCGTCCGCTCCTGCTGACGGGCGTGATCCAGGGCGGCGGCCCCTGTCACTGGGCGCTCGAAGATCATCTGCGAGCCGGCGGCGCCGCTTTTGCGACACCCGAAGCCGCGCAGACCTTCGACGACGATCTAACGCAGGTCGAGCAGATGGGCGTACGCGTCGTTTCCGACGATGAGGCGGCCGCGCTCGACGGCGTCACGCGCGTCGAGCTGCGCGACCTCGATCTCGAAGCGATCCGCGCGGCGTTCGCCGCGTTCGACGTGTCACCGCACGTCGACGGGATGGCGCTCGCGTGCCTCGATCACGGGGCGTCGCCGCCGGACTACTCCGACCGGCTCTTTCGCTTCGACCACTTGAAGCGCGTCGTCGGCGAGAGGAACGATCTGCAGCAGTTCGCGTATCTTTACGACGAACTGCCCGACTATCTCACGCGCGCCCGCACGATGGTCGAAGGCGCCCGGCGCCAGGACGTCGCGACGCCGATCGTCTTCCTCGATACCGGGCCGGCAGCGGCGCTCGGCGCGCTGCAGGACCCGGCGGTGGCGCGCGCGGCGACCCAGCTCGTGCTGAACCTGGGTAACATGCACGCGCTGGCGTTTCACCTGCAGGGGACGCGAATCATCAGCCTGTACGAGCATCACACGGGAGAGATGTCGCGCGAGCAGATCGAAGACTTCAGCGAGCGCCTGCTCGATGGCACGCTGGCGCACCAGGAAGTGTTCGATACGAAGGGCCATGGCGTCTTCTACGCCGACGGCGAGCCGTCGAGCGGTGACGCGGATATCGTCGCGGTGACGGGCCCGCAGCGGGGCAAGCTTCGCGGCAGCCGGCTGCAGCCGTACTTCGCGGCGCCACACGGCGACATGATGATCAGCGGCTGCTTCGGACTCGTGCGCGCATTCGGCGCCCGCTACCCCGAGCACCGCGAGGCCATCGACCGCGCGCTGATGGTCGAGTAA